One segment of Curtobacterium sp. MR_MD2014 DNA contains the following:
- a CDS encoding TetR/AcrR family transcriptional regulator, whose protein sequence is MTTREDLEQRRLDVSDAACRVLARDGLGALSVRGVAAEAGLPPSTVRYVFPTQAAMREHTITLVFDRTRERIDAIPEGLPDRETARRILLELLPLDDERVVELDVYLALGNAALTDAALRPALDRVVAEMRTWCDRIVALVGVPEDQRVDEACRLHALVDGLAVHVTRLAPGESAEWAVDLLDRHLAGLPSD, encoded by the coding sequence GTGACCACCCGCGAGGACCTCGAACAGCGCCGTCTCGACGTGTCCGACGCCGCGTGCCGCGTCCTCGCCCGTGACGGACTGGGCGCCCTGAGCGTCCGCGGCGTCGCCGCCGAGGCCGGGCTGCCGCCGAGCACCGTGCGCTACGTGTTCCCGACGCAGGCGGCGATGCGCGAGCACACCATCACGCTCGTGTTCGACCGGACCCGTGAACGGATCGACGCGATCCCCGAGGGGCTGCCCGACCGCGAGACCGCACGCCGGATCCTGCTCGAGCTGCTGCCGCTGGACGACGAGCGGGTGGTCGAGCTCGACGTGTACCTGGCGCTCGGCAACGCCGCGCTCACCGACGCTGCGCTCCGACCGGCCCTGGACCGGGTGGTCGCCGAGATGCGCACGTGGTGCGACCGGATCGTCGCACTCGTCGGGGTGCCGGAGGACCAGCGGGTCGACGAGGCGTGCCGACTCCACGCGCTCGTCGACGGTCTCGCGGTGCACGTCACACGCCTCGCCCCGGGGGAGTCCGCCGAGTGGGCGGTCGACCTGCTCGACCGACACCTGGCCGGCCTCCCCTCCGACTGA
- a CDS encoding permease, producing MTSAPTRPAPTRTLTGPGLVLGAVVVLLGVRVVSPSVGTAGLPDVVQDFLTLAISVVVESLPFVVLGIVLSIVVEVWVPAGVLERILPERPLPRRAVISLIGMLFPVCECGNVPLARGLMMRGFTPAEAVTFLVAAPILNPLVIISTAQAFGWSGWILVVRIVGGFVLANLVGWIVAAHRRPAELLLPAFEARCRAAVGAPRSRNRWRESASQFGGETATMMPALFVGAGLAAAIQVAVPRSTLVAVGANPVLSVAAMMLLAMTISLCSNVDAFFALSFASTFLPGSITAFLLIGPIIDVKMIALLRTTFRARFLVLLAVVCVLFTAAVGLVMNVLV from the coding sequence GTGACGAGCGCTCCCACTCGCCCCGCCCCCACCCGCACGCTCACCGGCCCCGGCCTGGTGCTCGGCGCCGTCGTGGTGCTGCTCGGCGTGCGCGTGGTGTCGCCGAGCGTGGGCACGGCCGGGCTGCCCGACGTCGTGCAGGACTTCCTGACGCTCGCCATCAGCGTCGTCGTCGAGTCGCTGCCGTTCGTCGTGCTCGGCATCGTGCTCTCGATCGTCGTCGAGGTCTGGGTGCCGGCGGGCGTGCTCGAGCGGATCCTGCCCGAGCGGCCGCTGCCCCGAAGGGCGGTCATCTCGCTCATCGGGATGCTCTTCCCGGTGTGCGAGTGCGGGAACGTGCCGCTCGCCCGGGGGCTCATGATGCGCGGGTTCACCCCCGCCGAGGCCGTCACGTTCCTGGTCGCCGCGCCCATCCTCAACCCGCTCGTGATCATCAGCACCGCGCAGGCGTTCGGGTGGTCCGGGTGGATCCTCGTCGTCCGCATCGTCGGGGGGTTCGTGCTGGCGAACCTGGTCGGGTGGATCGTCGCCGCGCACCGTCGCCCGGCCGAGCTGCTCCTGCCCGCGTTCGAGGCCCGGTGCCGTGCCGCCGTCGGGGCGCCGCGCTCCCGCAACCGCTGGCGTGAGAGCGCGTCGCAGTTCGGCGGCGAGACCGCGACGATGATGCCCGCGCTCTTCGTCGGTGCCGGGCTCGCGGCCGCGATCCAGGTCGCGGTACCCCGGTCGACGCTCGTCGCGGTGGGGGCGAACCCGGTGCTGTCGGTCGCCGCGATGATGCTCCTGGCGATGACGATCTCGCTCTGCTCGAACGTCGACGCGTTCTTCGCGCTGTCGTTCGCCTCGACGTTCCTGCCGGGGTCGATCACGGCGTTCCTGCTCATCGGGCCGATCATCGACGTCAAGATGATCGCCCTGCTCCGGACGACGTTCCGCGCGCGCTTCCTGGTGCTGCTCGCCGTCGTCTGCGTCCTGTTCACCGCGGCGGTCGGGTTGGTGATGAATGTCCTCGTCTGA
- a CDS encoding TIGR03943 family putative permease subunit gives MSSSEKAPAYLGLGSVLAVALCTLWLALVGHLDLYINPRYDLFTIILAAVAVPASVAGLVAVARGHGHAHDDEQDHAHVAHADEHDHAHAAHADGGDHAHGDGHARTPDDGTAYEHGSDAARAVRRRAPGAARVTRGVLGGIAAAATVGVTVAMLVLPPTTLSARTAQQRSVDTPTLSNATGTQDVALLGSEGVDTSEYGVKDWAALIRQTTDTSALVGKPVELSGFVVPGADGSFTLTRFVISCCAVDAQPVGLGVVVDGPVPDADQWVRVTGKLAANPDQSADARIVIRAADVRDIDQPTDPYEY, from the coding sequence ATGTCCTCGTCTGAGAAGGCTCCCGCGTACCTCGGGCTCGGGTCGGTGCTCGCGGTGGCGCTGTGCACGCTGTGGCTCGCCCTGGTCGGACACCTCGACCTGTACATCAACCCGCGGTACGACCTGTTCACGATCATCCTCGCCGCGGTCGCCGTGCCGGCCTCGGTGGCGGGGCTCGTCGCGGTGGCGCGCGGGCACGGGCACGCCCACGACGACGAGCAGGACCACGCGCACGTCGCCCACGCCGACGAGCACGACCACGCGCACGCCGCGCACGCCGACGGGGGCGACCACGCGCACGGTGACGGCCACGCCCGCACGCCCGACGACGGGACCGCCTACGAGCACGGCTCCGACGCCGCCCGGGCGGTCCGCCGCCGCGCCCCAGGAGCCGCACGGGTCACCCGCGGTGTCCTCGGCGGCATCGCGGCCGCTGCCACCGTCGGGGTCACGGTCGCCATGCTCGTGCTCCCGCCGACCACCCTGTCCGCCCGCACCGCCCAGCAGCGGAGCGTCGACACCCCGACCCTGTCGAACGCCACCGGCACGCAGGACGTCGCCCTGCTGGGCAGCGAGGGCGTCGACACCTCGGAGTACGGCGTGAAGGACTGGGCGGCGCTCATCCGTCAGACCACGGACACGAGCGCGCTGGTCGGCAAGCCGGTCGAGCTCTCCGGCTTCGTCGTCCCGGGCGCGGACGGGTCCTTCACGCTGACGCGCTTCGTGATCAGCTGCTGCGCCGTCGACGCCCAACCGGTCGGCCTCGGTGTGGTCGTCGACGGCCCCGTGCCCGACGCCGACCAGTGGGTGCGCGTCACGGGCAAGCTCGCGGCGAACCCGGACCAGTCCGCCGACGCACGGATCGTCATCCGTGCCGCCGACGTCCGCGACATCGACCAGCCGACGGACCCCTACGAGTACTGA
- a CDS encoding helix-turn-helix transcriptional regulator: protein MDDTTNEGLRSLVSVSGSDTDGAIADLAGMYAGKAWHSAHVDDDYWYRYVAVGDERMSIRRSQMHGSLRGDVAVEGEVVVQWLDSGTATVDTGRNAVRMQPGVPVLFPIEQRFEMEYRDWDQRLVHLDRDLVLDVASERHLVDGTLAFDRFTPPTTAAVERWRASVASAVRALRDGGAGSLAWHESQREVVRSLLDLYRFHGEPAPVGWGEHRNARVRSAVETVHARAHEPLTVSDIAIAAGLSVRGLQESFQRTLDRTPMQYLREVRLRRAHDDLLRAEPGSVAVAAIAARWGFTHMGRFSGEYLRRFGEYPKQTLRR from the coding sequence ATGGACGACACGACGAACGAGGGACTCCGCTCCCTGGTGTCGGTGTCCGGCAGTGACACCGACGGCGCGATCGCCGACCTCGCCGGGATGTACGCCGGCAAGGCCTGGCACTCGGCGCACGTCGACGACGACTACTGGTACCGCTACGTCGCCGTCGGCGACGAGCGCATGAGCATCCGCCGGTCGCAGATGCACGGCTCACTGCGCGGCGACGTCGCCGTCGAGGGCGAGGTCGTCGTCCAGTGGCTCGACTCCGGCACCGCGACCGTCGACACCGGCCGGAACGCCGTCCGCATGCAGCCGGGCGTCCCCGTGCTCTTCCCGATCGAGCAGCGCTTCGAGATGGAGTACCGCGACTGGGACCAGCGACTGGTGCACCTCGACCGCGACCTCGTGCTCGACGTGGCCTCGGAGCGCCACCTCGTCGACGGCACGCTCGCCTTCGACCGGTTCACGCCACCCACGACGGCGGCCGTCGAGCGGTGGCGCGCGTCGGTCGCATCGGCGGTGCGGGCGCTGCGCGACGGGGGCGCGGGATCGCTCGCGTGGCACGAGTCCCAGCGCGAGGTCGTCCGCTCCCTGCTCGACCTGTACCGGTTCCACGGGGAGCCCGCTCCCGTCGGCTGGGGTGAGCACCGCAACGCCCGCGTCCGCTCCGCCGTCGAGACCGTCCACGCACGGGCCCACGAGCCGCTGACGGTGTCCGACATCGCCATCGCTGCCGGTCTGAGCGTGCGCGGACTGCAGGAGTCCTTCCAGCGGACCCTCGACCGCACGCCGATGCAGTACCTGCGCGAGGTGCGGCTGCGTCGGGCGCACGACGACCTGCTCCGTGCCGAGCCCGGCTCCGTCGCCGTCGCCGCGATCGCGGCCCGCTGGGGCTTCACCCACATGGGACGGTTCTCGGGCGAGTACCTGCGGCGGTTCGGGGAGTACCCGAAGCAGACGCTGCGGCGCTGA
- a CDS encoding NAD(P)-dependent alcohol dehydrogenase, with the protein MRTVNAYAAPSATEPLVKTTITRRDVGPDDVMIDIAYAGICHSDIHTVRGEWGPIQYPQVVGHEIVGHVTEVGANVTKHQVGDRVGVGCMVNSCGECEQCRAGQEQYCLEGNIGTYASVDPADGSITQGGYSQAVVVNEDFVLKVPESLDIEKVAPLLCAGITTYSPLHHWKVGPGSKVAVVGMGGLGHMAVKIAVALGAEVTVLSQTTSKEADSLRYGAKAHHATKDPATFEQLAQSFELIINTVSAKLDMKAYLGLLKVDGTLVNVGAPSEPLEVPAFALIPRRLSWAGSAIGGIAETQEMLDFCAEHDILPETELISADQVNEAYERVLSSDVRYRFVIDAATLA; encoded by the coding sequence ATGCGCACCGTCAACGCGTACGCGGCACCGTCGGCCACCGAGCCGCTCGTCAAGACCACCATCACCCGTCGTGACGTCGGCCCCGACGACGTCATGATCGACATCGCCTACGCCGGGATCTGCCACTCGGACATCCACACCGTCCGCGGCGAGTGGGGTCCGATCCAGTACCCGCAGGTCGTCGGCCACGAGATCGTCGGCCACGTCACCGAGGTCGGCGCGAACGTCACGAAGCACCAGGTCGGTGACCGGGTCGGCGTCGGCTGCATGGTGAACTCCTGCGGCGAGTGCGAGCAGTGCCGTGCCGGCCAGGAGCAGTACTGCCTCGAGGGCAACATCGGCACCTACGCCAGCGTCGACCCCGCCGACGGCTCGATCACGCAGGGCGGCTACTCGCAGGCCGTCGTCGTGAACGAGGACTTCGTCCTGAAGGTGCCGGAGTCGCTCGACATCGAGAAGGTCGCGCCGCTGCTCTGCGCCGGCATCACCACCTACTCGCCGCTGCACCACTGGAAGGTCGGCCCCGGCTCGAAGGTCGCGGTCGTCGGCATGGGCGGCCTCGGCCACATGGCCGTCAAGATCGCCGTCGCCCTGGGCGCCGAGGTCACCGTCCTGTCGCAGACCACGTCGAAGGAGGCCGACTCGCTCCGCTACGGCGCGAAGGCCCACCACGCGACGAAGGACCCGGCCACGTTCGAGCAGCTCGCGCAGTCGTTCGAGCTCATCATCAACACCGTCTCGGCCAAGCTCGACATGAAGGCGTACCTCGGGCTGCTCAAGGTCGACGGCACGCTCGTCAACGTGGGCGCCCCGTCCGAGCCGCTCGAGGTCCCGGCGTTCGCGCTCATCCCGCGCCGCCTGAGCTGGGCCGGTTCGGCCATCGGCGGCATCGCCGAGACCCAGGAGATGCTCGACTTCTGCGCCGAGCACGACATCCTGCCGGAGACCGAGCTCATCAGCGCCGACCAGGTCAACGAGGCGTACGAGCGCGTGCTGTCCTCGGACGTGCGCTACCGCTTCGTGATCGACGCGGCCACGCTGGCCTGA
- a CDS encoding glycerate kinase encodes MRVVIAPDSLKGTATAADTARAVRAGWLDERPEDDVVTVPMADGGEGTLDAFAAAYPAAEHVPVTVTGPAGTPVDTHWLRLPDGRAVVELAATSGLPLLGGALLPETATSRGFGEAIAAALDAGATGLVLGIGGSASTDGGRPVLEALGLAVGASGAVDRSGLRPLPAGGVVVLSDVTSPLLGPAGAVAVFGPQKGITPDAAPASEERLAAWARSLPEVDPATPGAGAAGGVGFGLLAWGATLAPGALAVADVLGLPSLLDGADVVVTGEGRFDEQSAAGKVPTVVRALATEHAPGARVVLVAGEIEARLDDFAAAASLVVLATQTTGEPDDALRDPLRFATIAGQRLARLVG; translated from the coding sequence GTGCGCGTCGTCATCGCTCCCGACTCCCTGAAGGGCACCGCCACGGCGGCCGACACCGCGCGGGCGGTCCGGGCCGGGTGGCTCGACGAACGGCCGGAGGACGACGTCGTCACCGTGCCGATGGCCGACGGCGGCGAGGGCACGCTCGACGCGTTCGCCGCGGCGTACCCGGCGGCCGAACACGTGCCCGTGACGGTGACCGGGCCGGCCGGCACCCCCGTCGACACCCACTGGCTGCGCCTGCCCGACGGCCGGGCCGTGGTGGAACTCGCGGCGACGAGCGGGCTGCCGCTCCTGGGCGGGGCACTGCTCCCGGAGACCGCGACGAGCCGAGGGTTCGGCGAGGCGATCGCGGCGGCGCTCGACGCGGGCGCGACCGGACTCGTGCTGGGCATCGGGGGCAGCGCCTCCACCGACGGCGGACGCCCGGTGCTCGAGGCGCTCGGGCTCGCCGTCGGTGCTTCCGGCGCGGTCGACCGGTCGGGGCTCCGACCCCTGCCCGCCGGTGGGGTGGTCGTCCTGTCCGACGTCACGTCACCGCTGCTCGGACCGGCCGGTGCGGTGGCCGTGTTCGGACCGCAGAAGGGCATCACGCCGGACGCTGCCCCGGCGTCCGAGGAGCGGCTCGCCGCCTGGGCACGCAGCCTGCCCGAGGTCGACCCCGCGACGCCCGGTGCCGGTGCCGCGGGCGGTGTCGGCTTCGGGCTGCTCGCCTGGGGCGCGACCCTCGCACCGGGAGCGCTCGCGGTCGCGGACGTGCTCGGACTCCCGTCGCTGCTCGACGGCGCCGACGTCGTGGTCACCGGCGAGGGACGCTTCGACGAGCAGAGCGCTGCGGGCAAGGTGCCGACGGTCGTCCGGGCGCTCGCGACGGAGCACGCGCCGGGGGCCCGGGTGGTGCTGGTCGCGGGCGAGATCGAGGCGCGGCTGGACGACTTCGCGGCGGCGGCCTCGCTCGTGGTGCTCGCGACGCAGACGACCGGTGAGCCGGACGACGCCCTGCGTGACCCGCTGCGCTTCGCGACGATCGCCGGGCAGCGGTTGGCGCGGCTCGTCGGCTGA
- a CDS encoding FAD-dependent oxidoreductase encodes MDGTQPDETRFDGHVVIGGGVVGAAAARALTARGERVLLVEQHGRGHLEGSSHGATRIFRQGYSVPEYVALTTRALALWDALESTTGTTLLDRTGAVDHGRPEVVDAIAAALAGAGIPHETLTPEAAAARWPGIAFEGHVLTHATAGRIRSADTIELLLTLAEQTGLAELRFGTRVAAVADHGDAVTVTLDDGTAVRTASVVAAVGSWAPTLVGDVLAARGARLPPVRVTQEQPAHFPSHLPDEAWPSFVHWADGDDVYGLLTPGEGVKVGFHGTGPVVDPDARDKHPVPEEAARLQAYVARYVPGVDATRPTFISCLYDTTPDEDFVIDRRGPLSVATGFSGHGFKFAPLLGELLADLATGGEPIPRFAL; translated from the coding sequence ATGGACGGGACACAGCCGGACGAGACCCGGTTCGACGGGCACGTGGTGATCGGCGGCGGCGTGGTCGGCGCCGCAGCAGCCCGGGCCCTGACCGCCCGCGGCGAGCGCGTCCTGCTCGTCGAGCAGCACGGTCGCGGACACCTCGAGGGTTCGTCGCACGGCGCGACCCGGATCTTCCGGCAGGGCTACAGCGTCCCGGAGTACGTCGCGCTGACGACCCGCGCGCTCGCGCTCTGGGACGCCCTCGAGTCGACGACCGGCACGACGTTGCTCGACCGGACGGGCGCGGTCGACCACGGCCGGCCCGAGGTGGTCGACGCCATCGCCGCAGCGCTGGCCGGAGCAGGGATCCCCCACGAGACCCTGACCCCGGAGGCCGCCGCGGCCCGCTGGCCCGGCATCGCGTTCGAGGGGCACGTCCTGACCCACGCGACGGCCGGACGCATCCGGTCGGCCGACACGATCGAGCTCCTGCTGACGCTGGCGGAACAGACGGGCCTCGCCGAGCTCCGGTTCGGCACCCGGGTGGCGGCGGTCGCGGACCACGGGGACGCGGTCACCGTGACGCTCGACGACGGCACGGCGGTCCGCACGGCGAGCGTGGTGGCCGCGGTGGGGTCCTGGGCGCCCACGCTGGTGGGTGACGTGCTCGCCGCACGCGGGGCGCGCCTCCCGCCCGTCCGCGTCACCCAGGAGCAGCCCGCCCACTTCCCGAGCCACCTGCCGGACGAGGCCTGGCCGTCGTTCGTGCACTGGGCCGACGGCGACGACGTGTACGGACTGCTGACCCCGGGCGAGGGCGTCAAGGTCGGGTTCCACGGCACCGGCCCGGTCGTCGACCCCGACGCCCGCGACAAGCACCCCGTGCCCGAGGAGGCAGCGCGGCTGCAGGCCTACGTCGCCCGGTACGTCCCCGGCGTCGACGCCACACGCCCGACGTTCATCAGCTGCCTGTACGACACCACGCCCGACGAGGACTTCGTGATCGACCGGCGGGGACCACTCTCCGTCGCGACCGGGTTCTCGGGCCACGGGTTCAAGTTCGCGCCGCTGCTCGGGGAGCTCCTCGCCGACCTGGCCACCGGTGGCGAGCCCATCCCCCGCTTCGCCCTCTGA
- a CDS encoding AI-2E family transporter: protein MHLRRSPAPTSVRPSTWTDPYGRLAVRCLQTVVIVVVIGGIVTAATTLSLVTIPVLLALIIASALHPLVGWLRRHGVPSVLATTIAFVAVLAVLAGVLWLLVAAVANQWSSLQDSAVDGLQQVQDLLHELPVRITDGQIEDAVDGVVDFVTSARFGAGAIAGISAVTNVVTGAVLMAVILFFFLKDGPALWEFLLRPFTGEQYDRARRIGDRVVTTLGGYVRGTAAVAAFDAVAIGTGLAVLGVPLTIPLAVVAFVTSFIPMIGAPIAGTLAALVTLVALGPVKAVIVVAIVVLVNQIEGNFLQPVLMGRTLRLHGLVILVGLTAGTVLGGVTGALLAVPLIAAGWGVVQVWNGEDAPARPWRQKRRETVPVG, encoded by the coding sequence ATGCACCTGCGCCGCTCCCCCGCCCCGACCAGCGTCCGCCCGAGCACCTGGACCGACCCGTACGGCCGACTCGCGGTGCGCTGCCTGCAGACCGTGGTGATCGTCGTGGTCATCGGCGGGATCGTCACCGCTGCGACCACACTGAGCCTCGTCACGATCCCGGTGCTGCTCGCGCTCATCATCGCGTCGGCCCTGCACCCGCTGGTCGGCTGGCTCCGTCGGCACGGGGTCCCGTCGGTGCTCGCCACGACGATCGCGTTCGTGGCCGTCCTCGCGGTGCTCGCCGGCGTCCTGTGGCTCCTCGTCGCCGCCGTCGCGAACCAGTGGTCCTCGCTGCAGGACTCGGCGGTCGACGGGCTCCAGCAGGTGCAGGACCTGCTCCACGAGCTGCCCGTGCGCATCACCGACGGGCAGATCGAGGACGCCGTGGATGGTGTCGTCGACTTCGTGACGAGTGCCCGGTTCGGGGCGGGGGCCATCGCCGGCATCTCGGCGGTGACGAACGTCGTCACCGGGGCCGTGCTGATGGCGGTCATCCTGTTCTTCTTCCTCAAGGACGGCCCCGCGCTGTGGGAGTTCCTGCTCCGCCCGTTCACCGGCGAGCAGTACGACCGTGCGCGCCGCATCGGGGACCGCGTGGTGACGACCCTCGGCGGGTACGTGCGCGGGACGGCCGCCGTCGCCGCCTTCGACGCGGTCGCGATCGGCACCGGGCTCGCCGTGCTCGGCGTCCCGCTGACGATCCCGCTCGCGGTGGTGGCGTTCGTGACCTCGTTCATCCCGATGATCGGCGCACCGATCGCCGGCACGCTCGCGGCGCTCGTGACCCTCGTCGCACTCGGGCCGGTGAAGGCGGTCATCGTCGTCGCGATCGTCGTGCTCGTCAACCAGATCGAGGGCAACTTCCTGCAGCCCGTGCTCATGGGCAGGACGCTGCGGCTGCACGGGCTCGTCATCCTGGTCGGCCTGACCGCGGGCACCGTGCTCGGCGGGGTGACCGGCGCGCTGCTCGCGGTGCCGCTCATCGCCGCCGGGTGGGGCGTCGTGCAGGTGTGGAACGGCGAGGACGCTCCGGCGAGGCCCTGGCGGCAGAAGCGGCGCGAGACGGTACCGGTCGGCTGA
- a CDS encoding GlsB/YeaQ/YmgE family stress response membrane protein — protein sequence MSFLGFILLGLIAGAIAKLILPGRQGGGWLATLVLGVIGALIGGWIGGAVFNVGYDGFFSIQSWIIAILGALVVLVIWGLITGRRGSRA from the coding sequence ATGAGCTTCCTCGGCTTCATCCTCCTCGGCCTCATCGCCGGCGCCATCGCCAAGCTGATCCTCCCCGGTCGGCAGGGCGGCGGCTGGCTCGCCACGCTCGTCCTCGGCGTCATCGGCGCCCTCATCGGCGGCTGGATCGGCGGCGCGGTCTTCAACGTCGGCTACGACGGCTTCTTCAGCATCCAGTCCTGGATCATCGCGATCCTCGGCGCGCTCGTCGTGCTGGTGATCTGGGGCCTCATCACGGGCCGCCGCGGGAGCCGCGCGTAG